gtttaaaaaaattattctttGGATCCTTTTAATTACAATCAGTAACTAGGTCTTTACTTGCTGTTCACATTTGAAGGAAAGAAAACAATCTCAcaaagaaaattattaaaaaaatattatatattaatattttccaAGTAACTGTTTGAGAAGGTTATAGCTAAAAAaacgttttttttttaaatattatttcaaatattacaaaaataaattttaaaaaattaaatttattattttgaagatttataattcaaaataaaataaatttaaatttaaattaatttataatatctaataattaatatattaaaaaatatttttagcaaAAATCTAATGATTAAAATAGAGATAGCTAAATCTAACGATTAAAATAGAGATtccaattattataatataaggaGTATTAGTCTTGAGGTTAGAGGGATAGGCCATCAAACACTAACCACTAATCCCAAATTGTGAACGAAATcgacattaattaattaaaaataattaaacaacTCAATACGTTGCGTACAAAAGCTATGAGAACGCCAACAAAGAATTTATAAAGAAATGAGTGATGAATTGGATCatattcaattaataaaaattattatattatgctATTAATTCTTAATCTAACTCATTTTACATTTAGATTTGTGGTTTTAATCATTTCTATAATTTTTAAAAGCAgtttaaaagttattttttaatttttttaattatttatatatttcattCTAATATTTATGTTTGGACATTAGAAGAAATGAGGAGACATAGCGAATATGAACACAGACTCGCTGATTAAATGGTTATTTAGGATTTGGATCCCACAATCACGTGTTATAAGCCATATTAATAATAGCAATTAGGGAAAAGTACATTTTACAACTTTGTAatttgcatattttattaatagggcctgaattttttttttttttaatttaaggatCTATGTATTATATTATTAGTATTTAGAGATAAAGTTATTAAATAATGTTAATATATATTGACATAGTAACTCTTACTTTATTTTTAAGCTAATATAGCAGGTGAGTCTCATATATTTTAGagtatataattatattattcatTCAATAGCAAATCATGAAAAATGAGGAAAATAAAATATGCTTACATTTAGTCTTGTAATAATATATACAGTTAGCTCACTTATCACACCAATTTAAAAGTATAAGAAGTCGATATATATCGATACTATTTAGTAATTTTTTCATTAAATAATAATAGTATAATAATATAAACTcttaaataagaaaaaatttcaAGACTCTTATTAATAAAATGCGCAAATCACCaacattaaaatatattttttcctaTAAATTATGAGGAGAAAGATCAATTAAATTACTTTAATTGACAAATTAATCTATTTAAAAGGTTGcaaatcctttaattcaccatttcagcagttcaaaaaaattttcaaaatttacttgAATTTTAAATTCTGAACCTTCAACCAATGATATCTGAAAAAATggagagagagaaaaataaataaaaactctGGCAGCTTGTCATTAGCCAGTGATCCTTCAAGTCGAATCTCTGGGAATCTTAAATGGGGATGGCGATATGCAAATGCAACGTTTCCAAGAACAAGTCTAGTGATATGCTCAGTATATGTATGcagatttctaaaataaaattagtTGACACATCTTGTTAACAGATACAACCTCACCATCAATTGGTACTTTATTAAACTGAAATGAAGATGGTTGAATTGTCATTATCACACTTACCATGAGACTGCAACTTTTAGGTTTAGAGCTTAAAAATAACAAGGAAGCATCACAGCCACAATAGTCAACAAGTGGTAATGAACAAAGCCAGAAATCAGTTTCACTATTTCAGTGAGAAGTGCTGGACAAGAGAAAAGATTGCAACAGATGTAAAGGAATAGGGAATTATTTAAAGAAATTGATTGATTAATCATCCACCATAATCACACATTGCAAAGGAGCACCTACCTTGTCCGGGACACTCCTCAAAACAAGAACCACAGTGGTGAGGATCGTTTTGAATATCCACACATCTTCCATTGCAGCATGCAAATCCATAGGCACATGTTTGTCCACATAACCCACAATTGTTGGGATCCTTCAAGGTATCTTTGCACAATTGCTGGAAACAACAAGTGGTGCCACCCCATGGGTTCTTCTCGCGATCCAAACACACACTGGGATCATTGGCACATGACAGAACTCTCTGCCTTCCCTGTAATTTATAAAGGAAAAAATTCAGGTGTGTTGGAGCATCGGATTCCTGCATACCCAATCGACGAACAGCAAAAACCCCATGAGAAGTTCCAATCAACAGAACGAGGATGAGAGGCCAGAAGTGATATGTAACAGATAGCATGGATATTTACTTTGCATCGTTGACATAGGTGATATGAAACAGAGAGACCCTTCTGAGATAAGAAGGAATcagaccaaacatgaaattttttttaattaaattaattatgcgAGCAAGTGAACTTTGTCAAATTTGCAGCACAAAGGTGCTCTCGTTACGTAAGAGGATCAACCTAATATGTTTCAAACTATTAATGGGTAGATAGACGAGTGAAGGAGACATGAATATGAGTTGCCCACATAAACCTTGAGAGGCTCCCTGATTTATTGTTTTTCTAATATGCTGGTCAATAAGAATCTCCTAGCTAATCATTTTTCTATCGTAATAATAGCTTAGTCTGCCTTAACTAACAGAAAAATTGTTTATAAAAATAAGTCTAATTTGTTGATAAACCAAAAAAAATTCAGGaaaataattgaaattaataCAGATCAAACAAACATTGCTAGTTTGTATGCAGTAACTCACTGAGTGCATCTTACACTGAATTCTGAAAAGTTGAAATTTCATCAAGCAAGCAGATAAACTAAAGAAAGCGGATGGACTCGGGAGTTTGCCTGGAAGAGTACGAGCCCATACAAAAAACGCAGTCGTTTCAAGGAACAATCCATACTGACTGGTGAAGTGGAATTGATTGATGGCCTAATTGGCCGAATTCTTGGCCCATGAGCCTGTAAGGCTTAAATGAAAAGGTTTTTAACGTTTTAAACGTGAGCATGGAAATGAATTGCTGATAGGATTTTATTGAAATGATAGCTCGTGAGGATGTTATCCAACAACAGTGGATAATTAAACGGTAGCTCATATTATTTTAGAGTCTTCCTAGTGGATCAAGACTTTGGCCCATTGAAATGATTgctcaataattaaataataattcaaaCCATCCTCTCATCTGGAGACAAAATTTCCAGGGAAGGCTAGGGACATAGGCCATGTTCATTAAATTTTTGACATGAATATGATTCTCAGTTATCCAACACCCGTGGGGAGGAACTCATACATG
The Hevea brasiliensis isolate MT/VB/25A 57/8 chromosome 15, ASM3005281v1, whole genome shotgun sequence genome window above contains:
- the LOC110673962 gene encoding stigma-specific STIG1-like protein 4, translated to MLSVTYHFWPLILVLLIGTSHGVFAVRRLGMQESDAPTHLNFFLYKLQGRQRVLSCANDPSVCLDREKNPWGGTTCCFQQLCKDTLKDPNNCGLCGQTCAYGFACCNGRCVDIQNDPHHCGSCFEECPGQALLTEIVKLISGFVHYHLLTIVAVMLPCYF